The window CTACCTTCCTCTTCCcacatttctgaactttttttcaCTGACTCGAGTAAAGATCACAAAGATTAGTACAATAATGAAAACtttcgttttttgtttttttttttttaaactttcaaATTTGCTGAGAAAGTCCGACATTCGGCGAAAGCTGTCAAGCCGACTTGAATACCGTTAAAGGTAGGCTTCtagaatttttaaaaataaaaaagaaatcagaATAATATAGGGAAACGATGTTGATTAGCTCAAGCAGCAGAGACGGCACGGATGATTGGCTTAAACTAATACTTCTTTATAGTTACTGTGTCAGCCatttaatttataatttatttgtttttgtttctctgAGCACTGAGAAGAATTCGAAATCTGAGTTTATTTTGAAGATCTCGAGAATTTTCGGTCTCCATTTCTGTAAGTCTTGACGTTTCGATCATCTGctggttctctttcctttctttaagttttaaacTAGGAATTATTATTGGGTTTTGGAGTTTTCAAGGATTTAAATTCAATCGATGGTTTTTGTATTTATATCAATCAATTTGATCGTATCTTGTAAGGAGGGAAAGGCAGAGTTTGATGGATCTGATGTTGATTTCTGGAAATTACGCTATCTTTCTTTTGTGGGTTCTGAGACGTTTTTATCGGATTCATGAAAAGAAATGGGGGTTTGATTACggtttctcttttgttcttttagattttgaaatCCAAGGGGTGGGAAATTCTTCATTTTGGTGATTGAGGTTACATGAGCTTAATATTTTCCTATTTGGTAACTTTTTGGTGGTGGTTGTTTCAAATTCTTTGTAGTTCGATCTGAGATTGTATAGCTGAAGAGCTTTGAGAGAATTTTTCAGTTGGTGACGTTCTTTTagataaaaaaagaacaaactTGGAACAGTATACAAACTTTCTTTAGCTACAAGGATGTAATAAAGTAGAGAAAATTAAAGTAACAAGAATTCGAGAAGGTGttcattgttctttttctttaatccaCTTGATGAGTCATCTGATGGTATTCACCATCTATTTTGGTGGACAATTGTGTTTCCTATGGGAAGAGATGATTTTGCTTGGTTGTCAAGCTGAATAACTTGGACTAAAAGAATATGCATTACCTTACATTGTGTTGAACTTTAATGGAGCTTAAGCCGATATTCCactcctccctttcttcttcattttgtaGTTTATGTTGTTTGTAACCATTTTTAGAAATAAAAGCAAGTGCTTACACAGATTGGAATTTGATCCTCTCATCCACATCCTCCTCCTTTGCTCTGCAGCCAGACGTAGATCGGATTGATGTGCAATGCAGAGATCACGCAGAGCTCTTCTGCAAAGAAGAGCTTTGGAAAAAGCCTTCACTGGAAGGAAGCGCTTTTATTATAAGGTGTCTCTGTCTCTACTTGCTGCTATATGGGCGCTTGTGTTCCTTTTGAACTTATGGATCAGTCATGGAGATGTTTACAGAGGTAAAACTTTTTCATGTGTTtccttttccttattatttatCTTTACTGCCCAGGAGATAAAATCAAAATGGCATCACCAAAAATTTTAAGTGTTATTTTTCTCTCTGATTTGCTTTAGTTATTCCAATTTCCTATCTATTGTGGGTTGCTCAGAGTTTGACTTCTGCAAAGTAGTATGAGTGCATGCAACATACTATATTTTCTCATGAAGGTTGATTGAGATCCATGATGTTTTCTTGATTTCAGAATTTTGATTCTTCCCATATGTATTGGTTTTTACTCTTTCTCTGGGGATGTTCAAAATCTGATTTAGACAATTTAACTGGTGTTGATGCTTGTTGATCGCTTGATGCTACTGGTTGGATATTCAGATCATATTCATCACACCATCAAACTTTCAAATTTATTTAGCATACTCcgccctcccccttttttagtagtactcttcttcttcttttttttgggggggtggggggttgaaTACTTATATTAAATTTGACTTCTTGTATGCAAATATGCCTCTATGCACATTCTTCTTTTGTGATTGAATAATGTTTATATCATTTTTTTGTAATGTAATGTAGATGGATCTGGAGTTCCAGTTGATGAATCAACCTGGCATGAAGATGAGCAGGGGCTGGACAGAGGGTCTGATCGAGGAATTGAGTTTTCTTCTTCAGAAACAAATTCGAAGGACTCCAATCAGATTCCTGCTTCTTATGTTGCGACCAAACTCGGAAAAACTGAATCACAGATTAGTGAAGGAAATGGAGATCTTCATTCAGCTGTTAAAGAACAATCTGAGGTGGAGACATCTGGTATGGGAGCAAAAGCAGAAAAGGATAACCCAAAGAGTGACAGGCTATCTCGTGCTGCACCGCTTGGTCTTGATGAGTTCAGGAGCAAAGCAATCAACTTTAAAGGAAAGCTTGCAACTGGCCAGACTGGTGGTGTCATACACAGATTGGAGCCGAATGGGAAAGAGTACAATTATGCTTCAGACTCCAAGGGAGCAAAAGTGTTAGCTTTTAATAAGGAAGTAAAAGGTGCCTCTAACATCTTGTCCAAAGACAAGGACAAGTACCTTCGGAATCCTTGCTCAACCGAAGAGAAATTTGTTGTCATTGAACTTTCAGAGGAAACATTAGTCGATACAATTGAAATAGCAAATTTTGAGCATTATTCTTCAAACTTGAAGGATTTTGAGTTGCTAGGCAGTTTGGTTTATCCAACCGACAAGTGGATCAAGCTCGGAAATTTCACTGCTGGAAATGTCAAGCATGCACAGAGGTTTGTACTTCAGGAGCCTAAGTGGGTGAGGTATCTAACATTTAATATGCTGAGCCATTATGGTTCAGAATTTTACTGTACACTGAGTGTTCTGGAAGTGTATGGAGTGGATGCTGTTGAGCGGATGCTAGAGGAATGGATCTCGGTTCAAGATAAACCATTTCAatctgaggaaatggtggctgaGAAGGCACCAGTGGCCCCACAGCCTGAGCCCAGTGAACATGATGATCTCTGTGGGGATCATATATCAGAAGCTGATGAATCTAGAACTGAAAGCTCCACTGTGAAACGTGAAATTCTAAAAGGTAATGTGCCAGATCCAGTCAAGGGAATTCGACCACAGCAGGCTGGAAGGATGCCTGGGGACACTGTTCTTAAAATACTGATGCAAAAAGTCCAATCACTAGATCTGAGTTTATCTGTTTTGGAGCGATATGTGGAAGAATTGAACTCCCGATATGGCACCATTTTCAAAGAGTTTGATAATGAAATTTCGGAGAAAGACTCACTTCTGGAGAAAATCAGATCAGATATAAAAGATATTGTGGACAGCAAGGAGGTCAttgtatgttgattttttattctcttctctggttgatttttcttcaatttcaggGGCTTCTTAAACTTATTACCTTTCATTGACCTCACAGGCCAAAGATGTTGGAGACCTCATTTCATGGAAATACCTTGTTTCAGTGCAATTGGATAGTCTAGTCAGAGATAATGCAATTCTCAGGTTGGGTCCATTCCTTAAACTTTTCTACTGCGGTTATATATATTTGCATTCTTTATGTTAGAATTCAAACCTAATAGTTACCTCTAGATTTAAAACTTGAATAGAACACCCCTTCccattttttagaagaaaactTCACAGTGCatataataaatatattttctgATTGAAAAAGCATAATCTTGTTTTATCAATGAACAAATTACTACCTTCTTATATTGATGAGATGGTCAGCTAGTATTTCTAAGGAAAAAATGTTTGGTTACCGATTTATGTTGTAAGGGGTACATGACCCATATGTACCGTGGGGGTACATGAGTCATGCACACATGTGGTGGTGCTAGCTTGTTCTATTGGCTTTCTTCTTTAGTTAGTCTTCTAGATAGAttgtgtttctatttctatgtCTACATTAGTTTCATATTGTAACTAGGATAAGAAGCTTCTAGCTTTTCAATTGGTTGTAATCTTCCCATTATATAAGTTACAAGGGGCGGGGCTAACATTAACCGATTCTGTTTTTCTTATATAcaacttctcttcttccttgtttgCTATATTGTTGATTGATTAGATTGGATATTGTTACAAAAAATATATGTGATGTTTACGTCATACCAAGTGTCTGTTGAACAGAATTTCAACTTGCAACAAgtattcattttaattttttttggggggtgggaaGGGAAATGCTTCAGCATTTAATCTTCTATTTATACCTAACATTCCCAGTCAACATAAATCAAGCAGATCTTTATCTTTTGGTTAAAGCACCATTGTTTAGAACATGTGGAGTTTTGGTTTGGACAATATCAAGATATAGATGGGTTGGCTTTGGGGGTGGGGTGCAGTTGTCTGTGCCTTGTATCACCTTTATCAATAACATTTGTTGTAGTCCCTTATACCGAGATTAAATGGATATAAAGGGTACAGAGTGAGCATGCAAACGCTTAGAAGTAGTTAAGAGAAAGGATAAACTTGCCACAATCTTACATAATTAGAACCGACCCACTCAAATATCTGTGCTTTCTAACTGGTTCTGCTGCTATGTGCATTCGTGCTTGCATGATGCAGTGTATTTGAGTGCTAAAAGTTTCCATTGTTTTGTAGATCGGAAGTCCAAGAGGTCCGAGATAATCAGGTGCACATGGAGAACAAGGGTTTAGCTGTTTTTCTTACCAGCTTCATTTTTGGGTTCCTTGCGTTGGTGAAGCTATTTATAGATGTGTTGGTGAGTTTGTGCAGAATACAGAAATCAGGAAAATTTTCTTGGATGAGCTCTTCGTGGCTTGTCTTACTACTGAGTTGTTGCATTATAGCCTTCATTCTCTCTTTATAATCGTAATATATTTAATTCgttattcttattttttggtCTTCAGTTTCTTCAATACATGCATAAATCTTGCTTTTGCTTCtgcctctcttcttcttttcatagATCCAAAATTATGAATCCAAAATTTTTGGCCTCTGGAACTCCTAGACCCAAATCAGGAGCGAACAGATAACTCAGAGTAAATGTTTTAAAATTTCTGGGTCTTTGGATCAACCATTTGAGGTCTCTGAGAACTCCTCGCTCAATTCTGGATCAAAAGGTCAGAAGAtctgtttttaaaattttcaggtCGTTTGCTCTAGTATTTCTTGCTTGAAGTAGTTGGTTGATCAGAACAGAAAATGGGATTATGAACTGAACTTGGCCGATATAAATGAAAAATGTTtgcatagcaaattagcaatgaGGTTGCCCCGGTATGTGGGCCTGTCCACCTAGCAGGAACCTAGATCCGGCTCAGTTGTTGGATGTCTCATTGGTCACTCATTGGGCAGATTATTCATTGGAGAGGAACCGACGACAGGAACCTGCCATTAGGAATGGAAAGAAGACTAATTGCAAAAAAAGATTTCCTAAAAAGGATTTAGTTTTCTTTCAAccatggaggagagagaatccCTTTCTCACAAGTGATGTGGCCCTAAGATTGGTCTCCGGTGTTGTTAACTCTCACCCCCTATTATACAAGGTTGAAAACACCCTTATTCCATACCTCTATCTAGTGAGGAGATTCTCTAGAGAAACTTCCTAAACCCCCACCACAACTCCACTAACATGAGACAGAATTTGATCCCGGGTCGTGCTATTAATGGTTAGAGAcctgaataattatcacctccaattcctccaattcttctaataagggggagtggaccccaccttggaccGTATTTTTGGGTAGggagtaaggtggtcatttccacccccatgtgtggaattgaaggaattggagggacagcgaattggaggggataacaatTCGAGAGACCTTACCACAAAGCCAAGGGTGACAAAGCCAAGGGTGACACCTCTATAGCTGGGGTCTTTACCGCTGGTTTCTACTGCTGATAGTTCAAAGGCAGTAGAGCATGACTGATGTGGGTTTATTGTGTAGGTTACATAATGAACCCTTCTCGATTGTAGAGAAACACAGACGCAATACCTTTGTTTTCAAAGTAGCATAGAggtttaccaaaataaaaaaaagtagcaTAGAGGCATCTGTTGGGCTTTGATTGGGCTGGGCCTTGGCCTGCTTGAGCTAAGCCCATAGCCTATTTCTGTCATTTGGGCCTTAGCTGAGACAGGTTCAGCCACTATCAAAAGACGGCCTGTTTGTGTAATGACCTAATGATACGAGGATGCAtgcttatatatatacatatacaactTGGGCTTCAGCCACTCTCATTCTAGGCCCTTCATATGAGTGTTTCAAATTCATTTCTTACTCTAACTTTGGAGAGTGATCACGATGCCGCCAACTTGGGAAGAAATCCCAAAACTGATCGATGAGAGGGGGCGACGAGGGTTCATTCAATAGGGAGCAAGAGAGGATGGAGGAAATAGGgtgtaaaaaaaatagaaaaaatcccTGCCAGACTGTGTGGAGCCCGCACCTAGACACAAGAGCACACAGAATTATCACCCTCCCCCATGTGAAATATAAAAACACGACCATTGGGGAGAGGAATCATCTTCCCCACTCAGTCCTTGGTGCTCTTGCCAAGGGGGGACTCTCACCACAGTATTTCCAAACCACATCCATACATCTTTGGGtttggctctaataccactgtCATGGGCCTAGTCCAACCACACCAAAAGATGCATCTATTAAGGGGAGCAACTATCCTAATATATATGTCCAAGACTTTCCCCTCAAGTGAGCGATGTGAGATTATTTGGGAGAGGAGTTTGAGGTAGTGACAACATGCTCTCATTAGCCCCCGCGTTGGTGCATGGGCCATGTAGCCtgacaacaatctcttgcccttaaagAATAAAGTGAGAGGACAGCTAGTTTGAGGTGCAAGGacatctcccctcc is drawn from Telopea speciosissima isolate NSW1024214 ecotype Mountain lineage chromosome 1, Tspe_v1, whole genome shotgun sequence and contains these coding sequences:
- the LOC122648715 gene encoding SUN domain-containing protein 4-like, whose protein sequence is MQRSRRALLQRRALEKAFTGRKRFYYKVSLSLLAAIWALVFLLNLWISHGDVYRDGSGVPVDESTWHEDEQGLDRGSDRGIEFSSSETNSKDSNQIPASYVATKLGKTESQISEGNGDLHSAVKEQSEVETSGMGAKAEKDNPKSDRLSRAAPLGLDEFRSKAINFKGKLATGQTGGVIHRLEPNGKEYNYASDSKGAKVLAFNKEVKGASNILSKDKDKYLRNPCSTEEKFVVIELSEETLVDTIEIANFEHYSSNLKDFELLGSLVYPTDKWIKLGNFTAGNVKHAQRFVLQEPKWVRYLTFNMLSHYGSEFYCTLSVLEVYGVDAVERMLEEWISVQDKPFQSEEMVAEKAPVAPQPEPSEHDDLCGDHISEADESRTESSTVKREILKGNVPDPVKGIRPQQAGRMPGDTVLKILMQKVQSLDLSLSVLERYVEELNSRYGTIFKEFDNEISEKDSLLEKIRSDIKDIVDSKEVIAKDVGDLISWKYLVSVQLDSLVRDNAILRSEVQEVRDNQVHMENKGLAVFLTSFIFGFLALVKLFIDVLVSLCRIQKSGKFSWMSSSWLVLLLSCCIIAFILSL